One region of Oryza sativa Japonica Group chromosome 10, ASM3414082v1 genomic DNA includes:
- the LOC4348897 gene encoding uncharacterized protein isoform X3 has protein sequence MILQMHMSPADAEKVISSLHSSPMPYQACRFILETSHMPNARFQAAGAIGDAAIREWGILSDDNKKSLIVYCLNYVMEHASSPEGYVQAKVSAVAARLLKRGWVEFSDQEKAAIFFEIEQCVRGIHGPNRQFATINFLEALVSEFSPGTASAMCLPKEFHEQCQWSLEVKFLKDFYCWAQAAVFNSADRILNVNASVAEEKACSAAFRLMFQILSWSFKHNVEHANSEAKINSGLRSDAINLKKFERSLVKPGSVWSDVLISSGHVQWVLNFYTAARQKFSYDTLWVDSPIATSCRQLIVQLCSLTGSVFPNDNADGQIQYLVRILSAVVHWIEPPDVIAASIRSGASESEFVDGCHALLSMASLTTCSLFDNLLKSTRNYGTINLLSALTSEAVKSFLDNQNEEETWGSESLDILLETWNVILGDVDSEKSPMSVDGAIAASSLFKIIVESHLKAAADSAFEDTDDAEYFHVSVSKRDEQLALYAQIARSAADTTIPFLAQLFSERFARLSQRNGENDPTQTLEELYWLLLITSHVLTDSGEGETLLIPEALQVGFPYVVEVAQHPVVALSWSIINFSRQCLDPGIRARYFSPRLMEAVIWFLARWVATYLVPLDVSRGQVNRAEIDSVDKHMLQHSRKMLNSFAWENNQGERVLDFVVLISMVALTTYQGEIELQTLTCQKLLATVVRRKHTCTYVVQLDSWRDLTRAFASGRSLFSLTGRLQRSLAETLACAASCIKDPEASVQYLRDLMGPVAGCLVENANRSDLKSVAQQADVVYMVCCLLERLRGAARATQPRTQKVLFEMGHTVMNSLLTLLEVYKNQSAVIYMILKFVVDFVDGQAVFLDAKETSVLVSFCLKLLQIYSSHNIGKVMLSLSSSLRSESQAEKYKDLRALLRLLTNICSKDLVGFLSDSSIEGSQDIAEVIYVGVDIVTPLISLDLLKYPKLSRDYFALISHLLEVYPEKVANLNKVAFARIIGSLEFGLRNQDCDIVDRCLTAINALASYHFKERLGGRGGLSSQLMESEGSNGKLQESISSHFLRLLLQLLLFEDFRMELAGSAADALLPLILCEQPLYQRLLQELVEKQQNPTVKSRLGMAFHNLTSSNNLSNSLDRPNRQRFRKNLRTFLGDVSGFMQIK, from the exons ATGATTTTGCAGATGCACATGAGTCCAGCTGATGCGGAAAAAGTTATAAGTTCACTGCATTCATCTCCAATGCCTTATCAAGCATGCAGATTTATTCTTG AGACATCCCACATGCCAAATGCGAGATTCCAAGCTGCTGGAGCAATTGGTGATGCAGCAATAAGGGAGTGGGGAATCCTTTCAGATGACAACAAAAAAAGCCTAATAGT ATATTGCTTGAACTATGTTATGGAGCATGCAAGTTCCCCGGAAGGTTATGTGCAAGCAAAAGTTTCTGCCGTGGCAGCTAGACTACTCAAAAGAGGCTG GGTTGAGTTTTCAGACCAAGAAAAAGCTGCCATCTTCTTTGAG ATTGAGCAATGCGTACGAGGCATCCATGGACCTAATCGACAATTTGCTACCATCAATTTCTTAGAAGCCTTG GTTTCGGAGTTTTCCCCTGGGACTGCTTCTGCTATGTGCCTGCCTAAGGAATTCCATGAGCAATGCCAATGGTCACTTGAAGTGAAGTTTCTGAAG GACTTCTATTGCTGGGCACAAGCTGCTGTGTTCAATTCTGCAGACAGGATATTGAATGTAAATGCAAGTGTAGCAGAGGAGAAAGCATGCTCAGCAGCATTTCGCCTTATGTTCCAGATATTAAGCTGGAGTTTCAAGCACAATGTGGAGCATGCAAATTCAGAAGCTAAGATAAATTCTGGTTTGAGGAGTGATGCCATAAATCTGAAGAAATTTGAGCGTTCGCTGGTGAAG CCAGGGTCTGTGTGGAGTGATGTTCTAATATCAAGTGGGCATGTTCAGTGGGTTTTGAACTTTTATACTGCTGCCCGCCAGAAGTTCTCATATGATACGCTATGGGTTGATTCTCCTATTGCTACCTCCTGCAGACAGCTCATAGTGCAGCTATGCTCGTTGACAGGCTCTGTGTTTCCTAATG ATAACGCAGATGGACAGATTCAATACCTTGTGCGCATATTATCTGCTGTTGTACATTGGATTGAACCTCCTGATGTCATTGCTGCATCAATTCGAAGTGGAGCAAGTGAAAG TGAGTTTGTAGATGGATGCCATGCCCTTCTTTCAATGGCGTCTTTGACTACTTGTTCGCTTTTTGACAACCTCCTGAAGTCAACGAG GAACTATGGCACAATCAACCTACTTTCTGCTTTGACATCCGAAGCTGTCAAGTCTTTTCTGGATAACCAGAATGAAGAAGAAACCTGGGGCTCGGAGTCTCTTGATATATTGTTAGAAACATGGAATGTTATTCTGGGG GATGTTGATTCCGAGAAAAGTCCTATGTCAGTTGATGGAGCAATTGCTGCTTCAAGTTTGTTTAAGATCATCGTGGAGTCACATTTGAAGG CTGCTGCTGATTCTGCATTCGAGGATACTGATGATGCCGAATACTTTCATGTTTCTGTTTCAA AGCGTGATGAGCAGCTGGCCTTGTATGCTCAGATTGCACGTTCAGCTGCTGACACAACTATACCCTTTCTTGCACAATTGTTTTCAGAGCGATTTGCACGGCTGAGTCAG AGAAATGGTGAAAATGATCCTACTCAGACTTTAGAAGAGTTGTACTGGCTGTTGCTGATAACCAGTCATGTCCTAACAGATTCAGGCGAAGGAGAAACACTGCTT ATACCAGAAGCATTGCAGGTTGGATTCCCCTATGTAGTTGAAGTAGCACAGCATCCTGTAGTTGCACTCTCATG GTCCATAATAAATTTTTCTCGACAGTGTCTAGATCCAGGAATCAGGGCAAGGTACTTCAGTCCGCGACTCATGGAG GCTGTGATTTGGTTCTTGGCCAGATGGGTCGCAACCTATTTAGTACCACTTGATGTGAGTAGGGGGCAAGTAAACAGAGCAGAAATTGACAGTGTGGATAAACACATGCTCCAACATTCTAGAAAAATGCTAAACAGTTTTGCTTGGGAGAATAACCAAGGAGAGCGTGTTCTTGATTTTGTTGTTCTTATTTCAATGGTAGCACTTACTACATATCAGGGAGAAATTGAGCTGCAG ACACTTACATGCCAGAAGCTACTTGCTACAGTTGTTCGACGGAAGCACACATGTACTTATGTTGTTCAGTTG GACTCGTGGCGTGATCTTACAAGAGCTTTTGCAAGTGGACGTTCTTTATTTTCATTAACTGGACGCTTACAG AGATCTCTAGCAGAAACACTTGCCTGTGCAGCTTCCTGCATCAAAGATCCTGAAGCATCTGTGCA GTATTTGAGGGACCTCATGGGACCGGTTGCTGGATGCCTAGTAGAGAATGCTAACAGGAGTGATCTCAAATCTGTGGCACAGCAAGCAGATGTTGTTTATATG GTCTGTTGTCTATTGGAACGACTAAGAGGAGCTGCTAGAGCTACCCAGCCTCGCACTCAAAAGGTTCTATTTGAGATGGGTCACACTGTGATGAACTCGCTCTTGACTCTTCTGGAGGTGTACAAAAATCAG TCTGCAGTCATATACATGATACTCAAGTTCGTCGTTGATTTTGTTGATGGTCAAGCTGTGTTTTTGGATGCTAAGGAAACATCAGTTTTGGTGAGCTTTTGCCTGAAACTACTCCAAATATACTCCTCTCATAATATTGGAAAG GTAATGCTCTCACTTTCTTCAAGTTTGCGCAGTGAGTCACAAGCTGAAAAATATAAGGATCTACGTGCTTTGCTTCGTCTTCTGACTAATATATGCTCAAAGGATTTG GTTGGTTTCCTATCTGATAGTAGCATTGAAGGTTCACAAGATATTGCTGAG GTCATCTATGTTGGAGTTGATATTGTGACTCCCTTGATATCTTTGGACCTTCTGAAGTACCCTAAACTCAGTCGTGAT TATTTTGCTCTTATCTCTCATTTGCTGGAAGTGTACCCGGAGAAGGTTGCTAACTTAAATAAGGTTGCCTTTGCAAGAATTATTGGAAGTCTTGAGTTTGGCCTGCGTAATCAG GATTGCGACATTGTCGACAGGTGCCTTACAGCAATAAATGCTCTCGCTTCTTACCATTTCAAAGAGAGACTTGGAGGTAGGGGAGGACTTAGCTCACAGCTTATGGAATCAGAAGGATCAAATGGCAAACTTCAGGAAAGCATATCAAGTCACTTTTTGAGGCTGCTTCTGCAATTGCTTCTGTTCGAAGATTTCAG AATGGAACTAGCAGGTTCTGCTGCAGATGCTTTGCTTCCTTTGATTTTATGTGAACAACCGTTATATCAG AGGCTGCTGCAGGAGTTAGTTGAGAAACAACAGAATCCAACAGTGAAATCAAGGCTGGGAATGGCATTTCATAACCTCACAAGCTCCAACAATCTCTCCAACTCGCTCGACCGCCCAAATAGGCAGAGATTCAGGAAAAACCTCCGCACTTTCTTGGGCGATGTCTCGGGCTTCATGCAGATAAAATAG